Within the Paramormyrops kingsleyae isolate MSU_618 chromosome 2, PKINGS_0.4, whole genome shotgun sequence genome, the region aaaatctCTCCCTTTAAATACAAACTTCACACAAATGGTCAAGTACAACCTGGAGCTCAGAGCTGCACATTCAGGGTGACACTATCCTGCTGAATCTGCTTACAGGCTTTATTTATCTTCATCCCActcgtcctcctcctcttcctcacgtCTGGTACACTTGAGAGAGCAGCTTCGGACTGCCTTCTGTACCTCCAACCGCTCAGCTGTGGAGCCACAGAAAATACTCAAGATACCATACTATGCAATAAGGATGCTCCGATCGTTCAGCCATCGATCATTAATACTGTAGCATTTAACATTGTTTAATCTGTATTAAACCTATACAGTGGtgcctcggttctcaaactcactagaactcaaatttctttaaagtcaaacaaaccagtttgacctagaactcgatctgaatatcagaagtcgaaccgtgaacgctgacctaatataaattgtgaCGCGCCAGGAAacgagtcatactacaatgcaattcttacttgaatgccttcttcacagactggacgattaaccaaataaagcagctcaacattacagtaactaacaataaataaaccactaacttacgtgtactattagagcatttatgtcgtttatttaaactttattttaacaggtaaattaactgaaaaccagttctcactgctttacgtgatattcgggagaaatagcaggttacacatcggaactgcctgggatacaaacgtcatgcgtgtaactaaacttcagccaataagggcaaaggtgtgtcgtcagggaggcggttccagtttgtgcagccgggtgagaggttgcaatgcatctaacagtaatgcattgcgtcaggatcagaatgtgttgctttaagccagcactgtaagcaagtcgaacgcacccaatgactggaccggggaaacaaactgaaacgcggacttaatacagaggactaatgacaacagccagaaacagctgatcacatggggatcccacacgaggttaacgagggggcgtggcacacggaaggagcggaccaccggggcaggacaggggtaatgttgggataagatctttatcgttttggaagccattaagaaaaaaaatgctcttcttgttttatcgtgttcattttgtgtttaaatgctaaaaaaaaaaaaaaaaacatatttaggtgtaattttggggggccgggaaccaattaattggttttccattatttcttatgggaaaaattcgatttTTAGGATTCGATTCGAAGTCCGGAACAGATTATgctcgagaaccgaggtaccactgtacagtggaaaccgcttatagtgatcacagtTATAGTGAAGCTGTTTAAATGatttgcttatagtaatcaacTATATTGGCTCAGCGAAATGAACAGcgttcattttgggtctttttatacTTGACAACGTACAGAAAAAATTAGAATGAGAAAGAGATTAGAAGCCTTCCAGTAATAAACAAACAGTTGGCAACTCATGATGCTTCCTCATAATATATCTCCAGTGCTGCTAATAGTTACTCTTATTGCtatacatgtaaataaataatgctACACAATTAATAGAACACTTTTAAAAAGTTACTGCACAATTAAATGTCTTTTGAACACGGCTCAAAAAAGCCTGATCGGAGCATCCCTACTATTTAACCCATAACCAATGATATCAATCACAAAGTCTTAGATATTGATAATCATTTATCTACAATTCTGAAATAATGATggaagctttttaaaaaatttttttttaaaagctacaAAACTTCTGTGGTTTAATTGCATGGGAGAACCAACCCCCAGTGATTACTTAAGCAGAAGGATGCAGTCTTTAGTCTGTAAAATTAATGTCTGCTTCAACCTGCACAAAGCACTGCTCACCTTCGTTCCGACAGCGGGGAAGCATGCGATGGAGCTGCTCAGTGTTGTAACGGATCAGGAACTTCTGGCATGTTCTAATCGTTCCTGAAAGACAAGGAAAACCATTTTCACAGTGCCttcacattaacatttcaatatttataAGGCTGATCTATCACATTCCCAAGGACGTAATCTGACAGACATGCTGCATCCTGTGCGTATATCCAAGTCAGCAAACTCATCTCCCACCTCCTACATGTAGGCAGTTGAAAAAACAAGGGATCTTCTTCCCTCGACTGTCCAGGCTGGTGATGAAGGCCAGGGCTGACCAGATCAGTCGATAGTATCTCTTTCGGCATCGCAGAAACACCACACCTGTATGAGCGTTCACGTACTTCACTGGGGAGACGGAGACATACAGTCACGAGCCTGTCGGTGACGTCAGATCGTTCTGATCTGTAGTGTTCAAAAGCCTGGGGCAGGGAAGCTAGCTGTGCACTTTCAGTCTACCTGCATGAGTGAAAACTGAGCTATTGCATTACTTGGACCCGTTTAGCTTTCTGGGTATCATATAAATTGGAATATCGTGTCAGTCCTGAGAGTGCATTCATACAAACTAGGTATACCGTTTTAAAAATATGCCAAGTAAGTCGCAGAGACCCCCGCAGACAAGTAAAGCCGATAGTTCTTGTTTCCCGTCTGGAACTTCGTATAGACCACATTCGGTGGTCACTTCCCAGGGGTAGCAGCGTCTTTTGTTTTTAGTAGCACCTGCGAAAGAGATGCTGGAGAGAGCGGCGCCGTAGTCTCCGTGGGCCCGACATACGGCCGCTTTCACTGCAGTGTACACGGCTCGTTCGTCCAGCAGCTGCAAGCTCGCCGGCTCCGAAACGCCAATCTCGCACAGCAGATACCTGGAGAGAGGGAGTAGCTGGAGACAGGGGCTGATGCACTTAAGGATCGGCGTGGAGTCCCTGAGTCTCCCGGGGTAGCTGATACGTACAAGGTGCGCTTATTACCAAACGTTTGAGGAATAATTATATACGGAATTGGCCCACGTTATATTTATAAGACCGTGCATAGCTGTAACTCAGTTTACACGAAAAGATAACCGCCCCCCAAAAAAGTGTCGCTTCCGATTCTGTTTTGTCCCAAGAACTCTTCACGCATAAATGTGATTATGTCATCATCGCAACTGAATCCGAACCCTTTATCCCTAGAATTTAATCATTTTATGAACCGAGCTTCTAGCAAATGCTGTAAATAACTTCTTTCACTTTTAGCACACTTGCGATTTACAAAATTAGTGAAGGCGATCCAATGTTTAATTGCCTCTATACGATAAGAATTTACTAGTAATTATGAAATACAATGAAAATATACAAGCCACTCACCTGGCTTTCAAACGCACCATACTCATGTGCTCCCTCCAACGTCCTGATCAAACTTCCGCTTCGATGTCCAGTTCGCCCAATAATTTCTGAGAAAGAC harbors:
- the pop5 gene encoding ribonuclease P/MRP protein subunit POP5, giving the protein MSMVRLKARYLLCEIGVSEPASLQLLDERAVYTAVKAAVCRAHGDYGAALSSISFAVKYVNAHTGVVFLRCRKRYYRLIWSALAFITSLDSRGKKIPCFFNCLHVGGTIRTCQKFLIRYNTEQLHRMLPRCRNEAERLEVQKAVRSCSLKCTRREEEEEDEWDEDK